A region from the Drosophila takahashii strain IR98-3 E-12201 chromosome 2L, DtakHiC1v2, whole genome shotgun sequence genome encodes:
- the LOC138914897 gene encoding uncharacterized protein, which yields MLSENHYKDAHTYKSQDANYQKGSFSYRKIHASQHERCGAQIADQIAQTPQNPQATSTPDTPQTYIPSGCHLPPCDTEDFTGDYLHWPTFRDLFTAIYINNPRLTPVEKLFHLNAKTRGDVHNIVANSPLTNDGFRSAWDNLTERFENKRLLVNSQLKILFNVPSVTQESGSALKELQSTIQGCLTALEMSGIQVETWDCLLVYMCSSKLPKLTLSLWEQSLHNKAEIPTWHELNVFLTERNRTLEAIDDVRPSGSSQAQPRASTSNSASRRINSYETRVTPRQPRGCDLCNRESHPIRTCAQFLRMTVDQRIAYIKRKQLCLNCFARTHQLRDCESAHNCFTCRGRHHTLLHRGTPSPARANPTPTPRSRPNTPGPSAASGTQPTLQNYFAAGSRSVLLGTAMINICHQGSNYQARALIDSGSEATFITERLFNLIKLPFQVIQAQVSGLNQTVSAETKKLCQFTIRSPTRPSLQLNTTAYVLPQIAGNLPSCPLPQHFLRDLPELPLADPKFYESAQIDLLIGADILPSILLSGTRANICGSLLGQETIFGWILTGPVPAPRQDRISSFSTHVAHTYEASLDKLLTKFWEVEDLPVKVAKESDVICEDNFLRTTTKDDTGRTFQIPGVGSILKKRAAAKKGQYAKIQVRLSDSRISRPQPHERSPSYPRFSVLLPPTPRGVKTGEYDHQTSSDLTIQILMWRYFHFVYSADIEKMDRQIWVDPKQTAFQPDSAEEAHLTIRELQSALDSAGFPLRKWTSNHKEVLAHIETNHLLNAEFLEIDTESTAKTLGVRWKATSDEFFFAPPDLSNEATLTKRHVLSQIAKVFDPAGWLAPFVVCAKIFMQEIWLHDLGPLSPMSEDPTDLLALTPGHFLVGGPLLSIVEPELKGESKSIVNRWQHLKALHQQFQARWKEEYLKELHKRNKWQAPTANLRVGDMVVVKQDNLHSNEWRLGRIDSVFPGADGNVRVVSILTARKIIKRPVTKVVLLPGEHSNRLPQPTSSA from the exons atgct TTCCGAAAATCATTATAAGGACGCCCACACCTACAAAAGTCAAGACGCCAATTACCAAAAGGGCTCCTTCTCCTATCGAAAGATCCACGCGAGCCAGCACGAAAGGTGCGGCGCCCAAATAGCAGACCAAATAGCGCAGACTCCGCAAAATCCACAAGCTACCTCCACTCCAGATACTCCTCAGACATACATTCCGTCAGGCTGCCACCTTCCGCCGTGCGATACCGAGGATTTTACCGGCGATTATCTTCATTGGCCAACCTTCAGGGATCTATTCACGGCAATTTACATCAACAATCCTCGACTCACTCCTGTCGAGAAATTATTCCATCTCAATGCTAAGACGAGGGGCGACGTTCACAATATAGTTGCAAATTCACCCCTTACTAACGATGGCTTTCGCTCAGCGTGGGATAACCTCACTGAGCGTTTCGAAAACAAGCGATTGTTAGTAAACAGTCAATTGAAGATACTCTTCAATGTGCCGTCCGTCACACAGGAGTCTGGGTCAGCTTTGAAAGAACTTCAAAGTACCATCCAGGGGTGCCTTACGGCGTTAGAAATGTCCGGTATTCAGGTCGAAACTTGGGATTGCCTCTTGGTGTATATGTGCTCATCCAAACTCCCAAAGCTTACGCTTTCCCTATGGGAGCAGTCCCTTCACAACAAAGCCGAGATCCCTACGTGGCATGAGCTGAACGTTTTCCTAACGGAACGTAACAGAACCCTAGAAGCCATAGATGATGTTCGACCATCAGGTTCTAGTCAGGCTCAGCCCagggcatccacatccaactCGGCGTCTCGGAGAATAAATTCTTATGAGACAAGGGTAACGCCTCGACAACCTAGAGGGTGCGATCTCTGTAATAGAGAAAGCCATCCAATACGCACATGCGCCCAGTTTCTCCGGATGACGGTCGACCAACGGATCGCCTATATTAAACGAAAACAGCTGTGTTTGAACTGCTTTGCGCGGACACACCAGCTGCGCGACTGCGAAAGCGCACATAATTGCTTCACGTGCCGCGGCCGCCATCACACCCTCCTACACCGAGGCACCCCATCCCCAGCGCGCGCAAATCCAACGCCAACGCCCAGATCCAGACCGAATACTCCCGGTCCCTCGGCTGCCAGTGGCACGCAGCCAAcacttcaaaattattttgcggCAGGCTCTAGGTCAGTCCTCCTAGGCACCGCCATGATTAATATATGCCATCAGGGTTCCAACTACCAAGCGCGAGCCTTAATAGACTCCGGATCTGAGGCGACCTTCATTACTGAGCGCCTTTTCAACCTGATTAAGCTGCCGTTCCAGGTTATCCAAGCACAGGTCTCAGGGCTTAATCAAACGGTCTCCGCTGAGACTAAAAAGCTCTGCCAATTTACGATTCGTTCTCCGACCCGGCCTAGTTTGCAGTTAAACACCACTGCCTACGTGCTTCCGCAAATAGCCGGAAATCTTCCCTCATGTCCGCTTCCGCAACATTTCCTGCGAGATCTTCCCGAACTTCCACTAGCGGATCCAAAGTTTTATGAGAGCGCACAAATAGATCTTTTAATCGGGGCCGATATACTTCCTTCCATTCTACTAAGCGGCACCCGAGCGAATATCTGTGGCTCTCTTCTCGGTCAAGAGACCATTTTCGGCTGGATTCTAACAGGACCAGTACCCGCTCCGAGGCAAGATAGAATTTCATCGTTTTCTACGCATGTTGCACACACGTACGAAGCGTCTCTCGATAAACTCCTCACCAAATTCTGGGAGGTGGAGGATCTGCCAGTAAAGGTGGCAAAAGAATCCGACGTGATCTGTGAGGATAATTTCCTTCGGACCACCACAAAAGACGATACCGGCAG GACATTCCAGATCCCTGGCGTTGGCTCAATTCTTAAGAAACGAGCAGCGGCTAAAAAGGGACAGTACGCTAAAATCCAAGTACGACTCAGTGATTCAAGAATATCTCGACCTCAACCACATGAGAGAAGTCCCTCCTACCCACGATTCAGCGTGTTATTACCTCCCACACCACGCGGTGTTAAAACCGGAGAGTACGACCACCAAACTTCGAGTG ATCTAACCATCCAGATCCTGATGTGGcgatatttccattttgtgTACAGTGCTGATATCGAGAAAATGGACCGGCAGATCTGGGTAGATCCGAAGCAGACAGCGTTCCAAC CTGACTCTGCAGAAGAGGCTCACCTTACCATTCGAGAGTTGCAGAGTGCTCTCGATTCGGCTGGTTTTCCATTAAGAAAGTGGACCTCCAACCATAAAGAAGTTCTGGCTCATATCGAAACCAATCATCTTTTAAACGCCGAGTTCCTCGAGATAGATACGGAAAGCACGGCGAAAACTCTCGGAGTCCGTTGGAAAGCAACATCCGATGAGTTTTTCTTCGCCCCTCCAGATCTATCCAACGAAGCCACGCTCACGAAACGTCATGTTCTTTCCCAAATCGCCAAGGTGTTTGATCCAGCAGGCTGGCTCGCTCCTTTCGTGGTCTGTGCCAAGATTTTCATGCAGGAGATCTGGCTTCATGATCTTGG ACCGCTATCTCCCATGTCAGAAGATCCTACTGATCTCTTGGCGTTGACACCAGGGCATTTTCTCGTCGGCGGACCTCTTCTGTCCATAGTAGAGCCCGAATTAAAAGGGGAATCCAAGTCCATTGTGAATCGGTGGCAACACTTAAAGGCGCTCCATCAGCAATTCCAAGCTCGATGGAAAGAGGAGTATCTCAAGGAGCTCCACAAGCGTAACAAGTGGCAGGCCCCGACCGCAAATCTCCGCGTTGGCGATATGGTAGTCGTCAAACAAGACAATCTGCACTCGAATGAGTGGCGCCTTGGCAGAATCGACTCTGTTTTTCCGGGGGCTGACGGCAATGTCCGTGTCGTCAGCATTCTCACGGCACGCAAGATTATCAAGCGTCCCGTGACCAAGGTGGTTCTTCTGCCAGGAGAACACTCCAACCGTCTTCCTCAACCAACATCCTCCGCATAA